The segment TGACTTGAGGTTTTGCAGTGTTATTGGCAAAATGGTTGTTTGCTTAAGTCTGTGGACAGTTGTCTCTATGACTCTCATTTGTAGTTTGTATTTAAAGTCACTACATTTTTTGTCAATcagttataaattaatttagtCACTTAACTGGCTAGCTGAGCaaacagcatatgtgaccctggaccacaaaaccagtcataagtagcatgggcatgtttgtagcaatagcaaacaatacagtgtatgggtcaaaaattatcagtttttctttttatgccaaaaatcattaggatattaagtagagatcatgttccatgaagatattttatacattttgtattgtttagaacttcatttgaaaaactttaaaggtgatgttcttaatattttgattttttttttttttttgcaccctcagatacagattttcaaatagtagtatctcgaccaaatattgttctatcataacaaatctcaatttaaaaaattgacttatgactggttttgtggtccagggtcacatgtgactGGCATCTTTTGGTTGTTGTACCCTACCTTTGTAAACTTCTAATGCGTTTTTTCTTCTGTTTAGGACGTGGTGGGTCATCGGGAGCCAAGTTCCGTATTTCACTGGGTCTCCCAGTGGGAGCGGTCATCAACTGCGCTGACAACACAGGTATGAGGTTTGCCTGTTTTTCAGCTTGTCATCCTTCATTAAAGCACTTGCTTTGTCTGCTCAATGGCTGGGTGAGTCGTCAATGAAGGAATAGTAAATCCCATTGCTTTTGGGTGAGATGGCAGTCGCCATGTGCTGTTGAATCTCAATCGGTGATGGAACAAATGTTAGCTTGTTTTTGATGACCCAGCTGAGGGTTAGCAGACTTAACTTTAAGCATAGAAATTATTTTAGAATATACTAATGAGTTGCAAAGTTATTGAACTCCACATATCTGTTGCTTTCCTCTCACTTAGGTGCCAAGAACCTGTACATCATATCCGTCAAAGGCATCAAGGGTCGTCTGAACAGGCTCCCCGCCGCTGGTGTGGGTGACATGGTTATGGCCACAGTGAAGAAAGGCAAGCCAGAACTCAGGAAAAAGGGTGAGTGTTTGCAGAGACTTTGCCTCTGGAACTTGAGCTTTATGCTGGATAAGAAtgcaaataaaatataagtatatATGCTTATACGATTTTCCACTTTTAATCTAGTGCATCCTGCGGTGGTGATACGACAGCGGAAGTCGTATCGGCGAAAAGACGGCGTGTTTCTATACTTTGAAGACAATGCTGGGGTCATAGTGAATAACAAAGGAGAAATGAAAGGTGAGTTATGAATATAAGACCTTGTTTTGGTACCCTTCTTAAAGCACTTGCTTTGTCTGCTCAGTGGCTGGGTGAGTCGTCAATGAAGGAATAGTAAATCCCATTGCTGTTGGGTGAGATGGCAGACGCCATGTGCTGTTGAATCTCAATCCGTGATGGAACATTTTACTTCTCGTATTGAGAACTGCCGTTTTAACTTAATGTTTAAGAATTTGCCCAGGTGTGGTGCTAAGttgtttttgttctgtttgtAGGCTCAGCTATCACAGGACCCGTAGCCAAGGAATGCGCAGACCTCTGGCCCAGGATTGCTTCCAATGCTGGTAGCATTGCCTGAGTGCAAATGTGGCTTGTCGTTTTCAATAAAATCCTCAAAGTTTACATGCGTCACAGTCTGTTGATTGCAGGGAATATTGTCGTGACactaaagttaaaattgcaacATTTTGAATGTGTTCACATTTCATATGCCATTTAATGCAAAATTCAATTACTCTGTTAGCATATTAAAAGCTTGATTCTTTGACTTCAGTACATGTGGTAAATACATTTGCGTGATAAATATTGTCTTGAGTAGCTACTGACATTTGACATGAGTATATGAAAGCTTAATAGACTTCCTGGTTAAAAACTTAGTATaggtcattctacagaattggtgaaAACTACtgtcaaacaaaccaaaaaacacatttaaaaagcattcaagtgttcaaatcttagatgtttgcTA is part of the Garra rufa chromosome 1, GarRuf1.0, whole genome shotgun sequence genome and harbors:
- the rpl23 gene encoding large ribosomal subunit protein uL14 — protein: MSKRGRGGSSGAKFRISLGLPVGAVINCADNTGAKNLYIISVKGIKGRLNRLPAAGVGDMVMATVKKGKPELRKKVHPAVVIRQRKSYRRKDGVFLYFEDNAGVIVNNKGEMKGSAITGPVAKECADLWPRIASNAGSIA